The Streptomyces sp. Je 1-332 genome has a window encoding:
- the infB gene encoding translation initiation factor IF-2, producing MAKVRVYELAKEFGVESKVVMAKLQELGEFVRSASSTIEAPVVRKLTDALNQGGGNGKPAAAKPGAPRKQAAPKPATPSAPSPAQAARPGPAAPKPPAAKPAAAADKPAASPAAPGPRPGPKPPTPKPAPAAPAAPAAPAAPASPAPAAPEFTAPPAAPAASSAPAGPRPGARPGAPKPAGRPAPGQGGQGQGQGGRGDRGDNRQGAPRPGGQGGAPRPGGRPAGPRPGNNPFTSGGSTGMARPQAPRPGGAPRPGGQGGPGGPGGAPRPQGQGGQGAPRPQGQGGARPSPGGMPRPQGGAPRPGGAPGGGGNRPNPGMMPQRPAAGPRPGGGPGGGRGPGGGGRPGGGGGGRPGGGGFAGRPGGPGGGGGGFAGRPGGPGGGGGGFAGRPGGGGGRPGFGGRPGGPGARGGTQGAFGRPGGPARRGRKSKRQRRQEYESMQAPSVGGVMLPRGNGQAVRLSRGASLTDFAEKINANPASLVGVMMNLGEMVTATQSVPDETLKLLADEMNFVLEIVSPEEEDRELLESFDIEFGEDEGDEDMLVARPPVVTVMGHVDHGKTRLLDAIRKTNVIAGEAGGITQHIGAYQVSSEVNGEDRKITFIDTPGHEAFTAMRARGAKSTDIAILVVAANDGVMPQTIEALNHAKAAEVPIVVAVNKIDVEGADPTKVRGQLTEFGLVAEEYGGDTMFVDISAKQGENIESLLEAVVLTADASLDLRANPEQDAQGIAIESHLDKGRGAVATVLVQRGTLRVGDTMVVGDAYGRVRAMLDDKGENVTEAGPSTPVLVLGLTNVPGAGDNFLVVDEDRTARQIAEKRAARERNVRFARKGVRFSLENLDEALKAGLVQELNLIIKGDASGSVEALESSLLQLDVGEEVDIRVLHRGVGAVTESDIDLATGSDAIVIGFNVRAAGRAAQMADREGVDVRYYSVIYQAIEEIEAALKGMLKPEYEEVELGTAEIREIFRSSKLGNIAGVLVRSGEVKRNTKARLIRDGKVIAESLNISGLRRFKDDVTEIREGFEGGINLGNFNDIKIDDVIATYEMREKPRG from the coding sequence GTGGCTAAGGTCCGGGTATACGAGCTCGCCAAGGAGTTCGGCGTAGAGAGCAAGGTCGTCATGGCCAAGCTCCAAGAACTCGGTGAATTCGTACGTTCGGCGTCCTCGACGATCGAGGCGCCCGTAGTACGCAAATTGACTGACGCATTGAACCAGGGCGGTGGCAACGGCAAGCCCGCCGCCGCCAAGCCCGGGGCGCCGCGCAAGCAGGCCGCCCCCAAGCCGGCGACGCCGTCGGCACCCTCTCCCGCGCAGGCCGCCCGTCCGGGTCCGGCCGCGCCCAAGCCGCCGGCGGCCAAGCCCGCCGCCGCGGCCGACAAGCCCGCGGCCTCCCCGGCCGCTCCCGGCCCGCGCCCGGGTCCGAAGCCGCCGACGCCCAAGCCGGCGCCGGCAGCTCCGGCTGCCCCGGCCGCGCCCGCCGCACCGGCGTCCCCGGCTCCGGCCGCCCCGGAGTTCACCGCTCCGCCGGCCGCTCCGGCCGCTTCCTCGGCGCCGGCAGGCCCCCGTCCGGGCGCTCGCCCGGGTGCCCCGAAGCCCGCGGGCCGTCCGGCCCCCGGCCAGGGTGGCCAGGGTCAGGGTCAGGGCGGTCGTGGCGACCGCGGTGACAACCGTCAGGGCGCCCCGCGTCCCGGTGGCCAGGGTGGCGCCCCGCGCCCCGGTGGCCGTCCGGCGGGTCCGCGTCCCGGCAACAACCCCTTCACCTCTGGTGGCTCCACCGGCATGGCGCGCCCGCAGGCGCCCCGTCCGGGCGGCGCCCCGCGTCCCGGCGGCCAGGGTGGCCCCGGTGGTCCCGGCGGCGCCCCGCGCCCGCAGGGCCAGGGCGGCCAGGGTGCTCCTCGTCCGCAGGGTCAGGGCGGCGCTCGCCCCAGCCCCGGCGGCATGCCTCGCCCGCAGGGCGGCGCCCCGCGTCCCGGCGGTGCTCCCGGCGGCGGCGGTAACCGTCCGAACCCCGGCATGATGCCGCAGCGTCCCGCCGCGGGCCCGCGTCCCGGTGGTGGCCCCGGCGGTGGCCGTGGTCCCGGCGGTGGCGGTCGTCCCGGCGGTGGCGGCGGCGGTCGTCCCGGTGGCGGCGGCTTCGCGGGCCGTCCCGGTGGTCCCGGTGGCGGTGGCGGCGGCTTCGCCGGTCGTCCCGGTGGTCCCGGTGGCGGTGGCGGCGGCTTCGCCGGTCGTCCCGGTGGCGGCGGTGGCCGTCCCGGCTTCGGTGGCCGTCCCGGCGGTCCCGGTGCCCGTGGTGGCACGCAGGGTGCCTTCGGCCGTCCCGGCGGGCCCGCCCGTCGTGGTCGCAAGTCGAAGCGGCAGAGGCGCCAGGAGTACGAGTCGATGCAGGCTCCGTCGGTCGGCGGCGTCATGCTGCCGAGGGGCAACGGCCAGGCGGTCCGCCTGTCCCGTGGTGCCTCGCTGACCGACTTCGCCGAGAAGATCAACGCCAACCCGGCGTCGCTCGTCGGCGTGATGATGAACCTCGGCGAGATGGTCACGGCCACGCAGTCCGTGCCGGACGAGACGCTGAAGCTGCTCGCGGACGAGATGAACTTCGTCCTCGAGATCGTCAGCCCCGAGGAGGAGGACCGCGAGCTGCTCGAGTCCTTCGACATCGAGTTCGGCGAGGACGAGGGCGACGAGGACATGCTCGTCGCGCGTCCGCCGGTCGTGACCGTCATGGGTCACGTCGACCACGGTAAGACCCGCCTTCTGGACGCGATCCGCAAGACGAACGTCATTGCGGGCGAGGCCGGCGGCATCACGCAGCACATCGGTGCGTACCAGGTCTCTTCCGAGGTCAACGGCGAAGACCGCAAGATCACCTTCATCGACACCCCCGGTCACGAGGCGTTCACCGCCATGCGTGCCCGTGGTGCGAAGTCCACCGACATCGCGATCCTCGTGGTCGCGGCGAACGACGGTGTGATGCCGCAGACGATCGAGGCGCTGAACCACGCCAAGGCGGCCGAGGTGCCGATCGTGGTCGCGGTCAACAAGATCGACGTCGAGGGTGCCGACCCGACCAAGGTGCGCGGCCAGCTCACCGAGTTCGGTCTGGTCGCCGAGGAGTACGGCGGCGACACGATGTTCGTCGACATCTCCGCCAAGCAGGGCGAGAACATCGAGTCCCTCCTGGAGGCCGTGGTCCTGACCGCGGACGCCTCGCTCGACCTGCGGGCCAACCCTGAGCAGGACGCGCAGGGTATTGCCATCGAGTCCCACCTGGACAAGGGCCGCGGCGCCGTCGCGACCGTCCTGGTCCAGCGCGGTACCCTCCGCGTCGGTGACACGATGGTGGTCGGCGACGCGTACGGCCGAGTCCGCGCGATGCTCGACGACAAGGGCGAGAACGTCACGGAGGCGGGTCCCTCGACTCCGGTCCTCGTGCTCGGTCTCACCAACGTCCCGGGTGCCGGCGACAACTTCCTGGTCGTCGACGAGGACCGTACGGCCCGTCAGATCGCCGAGAAGCGTGCCGCCCGTGAGCGCAACGTCCGCTTCGCCCGCAAGGGTGTGCGGTTCTCCCTGGAGAACCTGGACGAGGCCCTCAAGGCCGGTCTGGTGCAGGAACTCAACCTCATCATCAAGGGCGACGCGTCCGGTTCGGTGGAGGCTCTCGAGTCCTCGCTGCTCCAGCTCGACGTCGGCGAAGAGGTCGACATCCGCGTCCTGCACCGCGGCGTGGGTGCGGTCACCGAGTCGGACATCGACCTGGCGACCGGCTCCGACGCGATCGTGATCGGCTTCAACGTCCGTGCGGCCGGTCGTGCCGCGCAGATGGCCGACCGCGAAGGCGTGGACGTCCGGTACTACTCGGTCATCTACCAGGCGATCGAAGAGATCGAAGCGGCCCTCAAGGGCATGCTCAAGCCGGAGTACGAAGAGGTCGAGCTCGGCACGGCGGAGATCCGCGAGATCTTCCGCTCGTCCAAGCTGGGCAACATCGCCGGTGTTCTGGTCCGGTCGGGCGAGGTCAAGCGCAACACCAAGGCGCGCCTCATCCGCGACGGCAAGGTCATCGCGGAGAGCCTCAACATCTCCGGTCTGCGCCGCTTCAAGGACGACGTCACCGAGATCCGCGAAGGGTTCGAGGGCGGTATCAACCTCGGCAACTTCAACGACATCAAGATCGACGACGTCATCGCGACGTACGAGATGCGCGAGAAGCCGCGAGGCTGA
- a CDS encoding DUF503 domain-containing protein — MYVGTLSFDLLLGDVHSLKEKRSVVRPIVAELIRKHGVSAAETGNQDLHRRAEIGLALVSGETGHLTDVLDRCERMVAARPEVELLSVRRRLHGDED, encoded by the coding sequence ATGTATGTGGGGACACTGTCCTTCGATCTGCTCCTCGGCGACGTTCACTCGCTGAAGGAGAAACGCTCCGTCGTCCGCCCGATCGTCGCCGAACTCATCCGTAAGCACGGAGTGAGCGCGGCGGAGACGGGAAACCAGGACCTCCATCGCAGGGCCGAGATCGGCCTGGCGCTGGTCTCCGGGGAGACGGGGCACCTCACCGACGTACTGGACCGGTGCGAGCGCATGGTCGCCGCCCGTCCCGAGGTGGAGCTGCTCTCCGTTCGACGCAGGCTCCACGGCGACGAAGACTGA
- the rbfA gene encoding 30S ribosome-binding factor RbfA: MADNARAKRLADLIREVVAQKLQRGIKDPRLGTHVTITDTRVTGDLREATVFYTVYGDDEDRAAAAAGLESAKGVLRSAVGAAAGVKFTPSLTFVADALPDNARAIEDLLDKARMSDEKVREVSAGAEFAGGADPYRKPEDESADDADETDGDARA; encoded by the coding sequence GTGGCCGACAACGCGCGGGCGAAAAGGCTGGCGGACCTCATCCGCGAGGTGGTTGCTCAGAAGCTGCAGCGCGGGATCAAGGACCCGCGGCTCGGTACGCATGTGACCATCACGGACACCCGGGTCACCGGTGACCTGCGGGAGGCGACCGTCTTCTACACGGTCTACGGGGACGACGAGGACCGCGCGGCGGCCGCCGCCGGTCTGGAGAGCGCCAAGGGTGTCCTCCGTTCCGCGGTCGGCGCGGCAGCGGGCGTGAAGTTCACCCCGAGCCTCACCTTCGTGGCGGACGCGCTGCCGGACAACGCGCGGGCCATCGAGGACCTCCTCGACAAGGCCCGGATGTCGGACGAGAAGGTGCGCGAGGTGTCCGCGGGCGCCGAGTTCGCCGGTGGGGCCGACCCGTACCGCAAGCCCGAGGACGAGTCCGCCGACGACGCAGACGAAACGGACGGCGACGCCCGCGCATGA
- the truB gene encoding tRNA pseudouridine(55) synthase TruB → MSNTGNKTPDGLVIVDKPSGFTSHDVVAKMRGIAKTRRVGHAGTLDPMATGVLVLGVERATKLLGHLALTEKEYLGTIRLGQNTVTDDAEGEFTSSVDASGIKRDAIDAGIAKLSGDIMQVPSKVSAIKIDGKRSYARAREGEDFEIPARPVKISAFTVYDVRDAVADDGTPVLDLVVSVVCSSGTYIRALARDLGADLGVGGHLTALRRTRVGPYKLDAAKTIDQLQEELTVMPVADAAAAAFPRWDVDEKRAKLLLNGVRIEMPGEYAGAGAVAVFDPEGRFLVLAEELKGKAKSLAVFA, encoded by the coding sequence ATGAGCAACACCGGCAACAAGACGCCGGACGGACTTGTCATCGTCGACAAGCCGTCCGGCTTCACTTCGCATGACGTGGTCGCCAAGATGCGTGGGATCGCCAAGACCCGCCGCGTCGGCCACGCGGGCACCCTCGACCCCATGGCGACGGGCGTTCTCGTCCTCGGGGTGGAGCGGGCGACCAAGCTCCTCGGCCACCTCGCGCTGACGGAGAAGGAGTACCTGGGGACCATCCGCCTCGGGCAGAACACGGTCACGGACGACGCCGAGGGCGAGTTCACCTCGTCCGTGGACGCCTCGGGCATCAAGCGCGACGCCATCGACGCGGGCATCGCCAAGCTCTCCGGCGACATCATGCAGGTGCCGTCGAAGGTCAGCGCCATCAAGATCGACGGCAAGCGGTCGTACGCGCGAGCGCGCGAGGGCGAGGACTTCGAGATCCCCGCCCGGCCGGTGAAGATCTCCGCCTTCACCGTCTACGACGTCAGGGACGCCGTCGCCGACGACGGCACCCCCGTACTCGACCTGGTCGTCTCCGTGGTCTGCTCGTCAGGGACGTACATCCGCGCCCTCGCCCGTGACCTCGGTGCGGACCTCGGGGTCGGCGGACATCTGACCGCGCTGCGGCGCACCCGCGTCGGGCCGTACAAGCTGGACGCGGCGAAGACCATCGACCAGCTCCAGGAGGAGCTGACGGTGATGCCGGTGGCCGACGCCGCCGCTGCCGCGTTCCCGCGCTGGGACGTGGACGAGAAGCGGGCGAAGCTGCTGCTCAACGGCGTGCGGATCGAGATGCCGGGGGAGTACGCCGGGGCCGGCGCCGTCGCGGTCTTCGACCCGGAGGGCCGGTTCCTGGTGCTGGCCGAGGAGCTGAAGGGCAAGGCCAAGAGCCTGGCCGTCTTCGCCTGA
- a CDS encoding trypsin-like peptidase domain-containing protein, producing MAGQGDPAALDGALVRVCDLAGRPRGMGFAADDHGTVITSHEAVDGLARIVLHAAGERVCVVSADAVVALPEADLALVRTEGLHLRPLPVTVRESVPVGSYVRIVARGLREARVLGPAPVTYTATDRFHLIDSAMELAIGTDGADALRLGGGAAGGPVVDASTGAVLAVLGTALHGEHSAAGFALPLRDAAAADPGGPLAGLLARNAATVPAYGRDLNLAGALHLAATSLGSDGPRPALLEPVERPDTKRELAKFVAGPAQVLGLVGDPGTGRTTELAALAACRARGTEPAPTLWLRGADLQGTDTGVGDAVERALERAGRILEASEASEASEDSLAEAADGLGDISAGRVARLVRDEGRALLLLLDGPEEMPPALAHRLAEWSRGTADWLRETGARLVVGCRAEYWEQAGERFPAELLPGSVHLGELPEPQARTARARYGIPDGALAAADARHPLALRLLAEVRAALPEEPPPGRPDREEIFEAYLDVLCLRVAVRLAVANGLRGTAVRRLAAKVSGQVHEAARRCLGPGQGELDRASFEEVFPWGTGWASAVLTEGLLVPAGDGYRFAHEELADWIQGMHLDVDGALWSLVFRHDPTPTSLPVPRHRIGPVVQALLLLGRQRGAGELGARLGELGEVGKVGETRGNRVGRRETRREAAKGGPPGEGAATPEAKGRPSGASEIGVEARGQEDARWWAKRLLEETLSRVADAKPYLALLTDLARQGTYPAGFWLGLPLGDDDRFDLLREAVITDPPPGPPQGHRCLDAVAELLVKDPARTQPQLTRWFTDERPLEATPHATVASAAQALLHTHRHRAIDDLTEILVGCAHPRADELLAALADEEPSAICRAVDRWVHDARPARHVAAVAYGLRAAPHATTDADRRLLRYAALALLARTADDSLHGAALALLVRDPQTRARHLPPALKRFTAGDPQLPPSALAAALDTHPEQVIAAFRTRLYGPGPTPGEVLRGLADVTAPVLARRVADLVRDVLELRPDLAGHVAAYLDLRFEQGPVARAVLFPLVTDLLRRCPPSVRAALATAVAAPGSDASRALRTELLEVLLTHEREPEVLDAALCAVAGGGDKERVRELVHRIGALLVRTPEGATCFDRRLVELARSVPGFSTRVARWICAAPQDWSALVGPSSRRMIENLAGVSVPA from the coding sequence ATGGCGGGACAGGGCGACCCGGCGGCGCTCGACGGCGCCCTCGTGCGGGTCTGCGATCTGGCCGGGCGCCCGCGGGGCATGGGGTTCGCCGCCGACGACCACGGCACGGTGATCACCAGCCATGAAGCCGTCGACGGCCTGGCGCGGATCGTGCTGCACGCGGCGGGGGAACGCGTCTGCGTGGTGAGCGCCGACGCCGTGGTGGCCCTGCCCGAGGCCGATCTGGCCCTCGTCCGCACGGAGGGCCTCCACCTGAGGCCCCTGCCCGTCACGGTCCGCGAGAGCGTTCCCGTCGGCTCCTATGTACGTATCGTCGCGCGCGGCCTGCGTGAGGCGCGCGTCCTCGGCCCGGCTCCCGTGACGTACACCGCGACGGACCGCTTCCACCTCATCGACTCGGCCATGGAACTGGCGATCGGCACGGACGGCGCCGACGCGCTGCGGCTCGGCGGCGGAGCCGCGGGCGGCCCGGTCGTCGACGCCTCGACCGGGGCCGTGCTCGCCGTCCTCGGCACCGCCCTGCACGGCGAGCACAGCGCCGCGGGATTCGCGTTGCCGCTGCGGGACGCGGCCGCCGCCGATCCGGGCGGGCCGCTCGCCGGGCTCCTGGCACGCAACGCGGCGACCGTTCCCGCGTACGGCCGCGATCTGAACCTGGCGGGCGCGCTGCACCTGGCGGCGACGTCCCTGGGCTCCGACGGCCCGCGCCCCGCCCTCCTGGAACCGGTGGAACGCCCGGATACGAAACGGGAGTTGGCCAAGTTCGTGGCGGGGCCCGCGCAGGTGCTCGGCCTGGTCGGCGATCCCGGCACCGGACGGACGACGGAACTCGCCGCCCTCGCGGCATGCCGCGCGCGAGGCACCGAACCGGCCCCCACGCTGTGGCTGCGCGGCGCCGACCTCCAGGGCACGGACACGGGCGTGGGCGACGCGGTGGAGCGAGCTCTGGAGCGGGCCGGGCGGATCCTGGAGGCCTCGGAGGCCTCGGAGGCGTCGGAGGACTCGCTCGCCGAGGCGGCCGACGGGCTCGGGGACATCTCCGCGGGGCGGGTCGCGCGGCTCGTGCGGGACGAGGGGCGGGCGTTGCTGCTGTTGCTCGACGGCCCCGAGGAGATGCCGCCGGCTCTCGCTCACCGGCTCGCCGAGTGGAGCAGGGGCACGGCCGACTGGCTGCGGGAGACGGGCGCGCGGCTCGTGGTCGGCTGCCGTGCGGAGTACTGGGAGCAGGCCGGCGAGCGTTTTCCCGCCGAGCTCCTCCCGGGCAGCGTGCACCTGGGGGAGCTGCCCGAGCCGCAGGCGCGGACCGCCCGCGCGCGGTACGGCATCCCGGACGGAGCGCTCGCCGCCGCCGACGCGCGACACCCCCTGGCCCTGCGGCTGCTCGCCGAGGTGCGCGCGGCCCTGCCGGAGGAGCCGCCGCCGGGCCGCCCCGACCGGGAGGAGATCTTCGAGGCCTATCTGGACGTGCTGTGCCTACGGGTGGCGGTGCGGCTCGCGGTGGCGAACGGACTGCGGGGCACGGCTGTACGACGCCTCGCGGCGAAGGTGTCCGGGCAGGTGCACGAGGCCGCGCGGCGGTGCCTGGGGCCGGGGCAGGGTGAGCTGGACCGGGCGTCCTTCGAGGAGGTGTTCCCGTGGGGGACCGGCTGGGCCTCCGCGGTCCTCACGGAGGGCCTGCTCGTCCCTGCCGGGGATGGCTACCGCTTCGCGCACGAGGAGCTCGCGGACTGGATCCAGGGGATGCACCTGGATGTGGACGGAGCGCTGTGGTCACTGGTCTTCCGGCACGACCCGACGCCCACGTCACTGCCGGTACCGAGACACCGGATCGGCCCGGTGGTGCAGGCGCTGCTGCTGTTGGGGCGGCAGCGGGGAGCGGGGGAACTAGGGGCGCGGTTGGGGGAGTTGGGCGAGGTGGGGAAGGTGGGGGAGACGCGGGGCAATCGGGTGGGTAGGCGGGAAACACGCCGCGAAGCGGCGAAAGGCGGACCGCCGGGTGAGGGCGCAGCCACGCCCGAGGCAAAGGGCCGACCGTCGGGTGCGAGCGAGATCGGGGTGGAGGCCAGGGGCCAGGAGGACGCACGGTGGTGGGCCAAGCGCCTCCTGGAGGAGACCCTCTCCCGGGTGGCCGACGCGAAGCCCTACCTCGCGCTCCTCACGGACCTCGCCCGGCAGGGCACGTACCCCGCCGGGTTCTGGCTCGGTCTGCCCCTCGGCGACGACGACCGCTTCGACCTCCTCCGGGAAGCAGTGATCACCGACCCCCCGCCCGGCCCCCCGCAGGGGCACCGCTGCCTGGACGCCGTGGCCGAACTGCTGGTGAAAGACCCCGCAAGGACGCAGCCGCAACTGACCCGCTGGTTCACCGACGAGCGCCCCCTCGAAGCCACTCCGCACGCCACCGTCGCATCGGCCGCCCAGGCCCTCCTGCACACCCACCGGCACCGCGCCATCGACGACCTCACCGAGATCCTGGTCGGCTGCGCCCACCCCCGCGCCGACGAACTGCTCGCCGCCCTCGCGGACGAGGAACCCTCGGCCATCTGCCGGGCCGTCGACCGCTGGGTCCACGACGCCCGCCCCGCACGCCATGTCGCCGCTGTCGCCTACGGCCTGCGCGCCGCCCCGCACGCCACCACGGACGCCGACCGCAGGCTCCTGCGGTACGCGGCCCTCGCCCTGCTGGCCCGCACCGCCGACGACTCACTGCACGGCGCCGCCCTCGCCCTCCTCGTACGGGACCCGCAGACCCGCGCACGTCACCTGCCGCCCGCCCTGAAGCGCTTCACCGCCGGTGACCCGCAGCTGCCCCCGAGCGCGCTCGCCGCCGCCCTCGACACCCATCCGGAGCAGGTCATCGCCGCCTTCCGGACCCGGTTGTACGGCCCCGGCCCCACCCCGGGCGAGGTGCTGCGCGGCCTGGCCGACGTGACCGCGCCCGTGCTCGCCCGGCGGGTGGCCGATCTCGTACGCGACGTACTGGAACTGCGCCCCGACCTCGCGGGGCATGTGGCCGCCTACCTAGACCTGCGGTTCGAGCAGGGGCCCGTCGCACGCGCCGTACTCTTCCCCCTGGTCACTGACCTCCTGCGGCGCTGCCCACCGTCGGTACGCGCCGCGCTCGCCACGGCCGTCGCCGCCCCCGGGAGCGACGCCTCGCGCGCCCTGCGCACCGAGCTCCTGGAGGTGCTGCTCACCCATGAGCGGGAGCCCGAGGTCCTGGACGCCGCGCTCTGCGCCGTGGCGGGCGGCGGCGACAAGGAACGGGTCCGTGAACTGGTGCACCGCATCGGCGCGCTGCTCGTGCGCACCCCGGAGGGCGCGACCTGCTTCGACCGGCGCCTGGTCGAGCTGGCCCGCTCCGTGCCGGGCTTCTCCACACGGGTCGCCCGGTGGATCTGCGCGGCCCCCCAGGACTGGTCCGCCCTGGTCGGTCCCAGCTCCCGCCGCATGATCGAGAACCTCGCGGGAGTAAGCGTCCCGGCGTGA
- a CDS encoding bifunctional riboflavin kinase/FAD synthetase: MQRWRGLEDIPQDWGRSVVTIGSYDGVHRGHQLIIGRAVERARELGVPAVVVTFDPHPSEVVRPGSHPPLLAPHHRRAELMAELGVDALLILPFTTEFSKLSPADFVVKVLVDKLHARLVVEGPNFRFGHKAAGNVAFLTEIGATYDYEVDVIDLFVSGSAGGGEPFSSTLTRRLVAEGDVEGASEILGRPHRVEGVVVRGAQRGRELGFPTANVETLPHTAIPADGVYAGWLHAQGEAMPAAISVGTNPQFDGTERTVEAYAIDRVGLDLYGLHVAVDFLAFVRGQAKFDSIDSLLVAIADDVKKARELIEAAE, translated from the coding sequence GTGCAGCGCTGGCGTGGCTTGGAGGACATCCCCCAGGACTGGGGGCGCAGCGTCGTCACCATCGGTTCCTACGACGGCGTACACCGCGGGCACCAGCTGATCATCGGCCGCGCGGTCGAACGCGCCCGTGAGCTCGGCGTTCCCGCCGTGGTCGTCACCTTCGACCCGCACCCCTCCGAGGTCGTGCGCCCCGGCAGCCACCCGCCGCTGCTCGCCCCGCACCACCGGCGCGCCGAACTCATGGCGGAACTCGGCGTGGACGCGCTCCTCATCCTGCCGTTCACCACGGAGTTCTCGAAGCTCTCGCCGGCCGACTTCGTCGTGAAGGTCCTGGTCGACAAGTTGCACGCGCGTCTGGTCGTCGAGGGCCCCAACTTCCGCTTCGGCCACAAGGCCGCGGGCAATGTCGCCTTCCTGACCGAGATCGGCGCCACGTACGACTACGAGGTCGATGTCATCGACCTGTTCGTCAGCGGTTCGGCCGGGGGCGGCGAGCCCTTCTCCTCCACCCTCACCCGGCGCCTGGTCGCGGAGGGTGACGTGGAGGGCGCCTCGGAGATCCTCGGCCGCCCGCACCGCGTCGAGGGCGTCGTGGTTAGGGGTGCGCAGCGCGGGCGTGAACTGGGCTTCCCCACCGCCAACGTGGAGACGCTGCCGCACACCGCCATTCCCGCGGACGGCGTCTACGCGGGGTGGCTGCACGCCCAGGGCGAGGCGATGCCCGCGGCGATCTCCGTGGGGACGAACCCGCAGTTCGACGGGACGGAGCGGACGGTCGAGGCGTACGCGATCGACCGCGTCGGTCTCGACCTGTACGGGCTGCACGTGGCGGTGGACTTCCTCGCCTTCGTGCGCGGGCAGGCGAAGTTCGACTCGATCGACTCGCTGCTCGTCGCCATCGCGGATGACGTGAAGAAGGCCCGGGAGCTCATCGAGGCTGCCGAGTAG
- a CDS encoding ABC transporter ATP-binding protein: MTTDAPVSSAAADPLLSAGDLHITFPGRRGAPPARAVDGVDLDIKPGEIVALVGESGCGKTTLARSLLGLVPPTSGKVTFGGKPLDYSGRALKAYRKRVQLVLQDPSGSLNPRHTVYEAVAEGLRIHGYGGDEQVAVADALSRAGLRPPERFFLRYPHELSGGQRQRVVIAGALVLEPELIVADEPVASLDASVRGEILALLLRLRDELGLSALVVTHDLGLAWNIADRVAVMYLGRIVETGTVEEVLTSPQHPYTQALLSVLPEAPGDPVVLTGEPPDPSRVPGGCRFHARCQVLASGEAERAGVADRCRTEDLPVLSGGGETQVACHWAGVNVGAPGV; this comes from the coding sequence ATGACCACCGACGCCCCCGTTTCTTCCGCCGCCGCCGATCCGCTGCTGTCGGCGGGTGACCTGCACATCACGTTCCCCGGCCGCCGCGGCGCGCCGCCCGCGCGGGCGGTGGACGGCGTCGACCTCGACATCAAACCGGGCGAGATCGTGGCCCTGGTCGGCGAGTCCGGCTGCGGCAAGACGACCCTGGCCCGTTCCCTGCTCGGCCTCGTGCCGCCCACGTCCGGCAAGGTGACCTTCGGCGGCAAGCCGCTCGACTACTCGGGCCGCGCCCTGAAGGCGTACCGCAAGCGCGTCCAGCTGGTGCTCCAGGACCCGAGCGGCTCCCTGAATCCCCGTCACACGGTGTACGAGGCCGTGGCGGAGGGCCTGCGCATCCACGGGTACGGGGGCGACGAGCAGGTGGCGGTCGCCGACGCCCTCTCCCGGGCCGGGCTCCGGCCGCCCGAGCGGTTCTTCCTGCGCTATCCGCACGAGCTGTCGGGCGGCCAGCGCCAGCGTGTGGTCATCGCGGGCGCGCTGGTCCTTGAGCCCGAGCTGATCGTCGCGGACGAGCCGGTAGCCTCGCTCGACGCGTCCGTGCGCGGCGAGATCCTCGCTCTGCTGCTCCGGCTCCGCGACGAACTGGGCCTGTCGGCGCTGGTGGTGACGCACGACTTGGGTCTCGCGTGGAACATCGCCGACCGTGTCGCGGTGATGTACCTGGGCCGGATCGTCGAGACGGGGACGGTGGAGGAGGTCCTGACCTCGCCTCAGCACCCCTACACCCAGGCGTTGTTGTCCGTACTGCCGGAGGCCCCGGGAGACCCCGTGGTCCTCACCGGCGAGCCGCCGGACCCGTCCCGCGTCCCGGGCGGCTGCCGCTTCCACGCACGCTGCCAGGTGCTCGCCTCGGGTGAGGCGGAGCGGGCGGGCGTGGCGGACCGCTGCCGGACGGAGGATCTGCCGGTGCTGTCCGGCGGCGGTGAGACACAGGTGGCGTGCCACTGGGCGGGGGTCAACGTCGGTGCGCCCGGGGTCTGA